From Carassius carassius chromosome 15, fCarCar2.1, whole genome shotgun sequence:
TTCTTGTTCTCAAAAACATCCATCATGTTTTTATCATGACATATCACTGTTACCGCATCAGTAACCGCATAGTACGTTATTAGACAAGAGAAAGGAGAAATTATTTCTTCTAAGGTTTAGTGAAACCTGAACTCTGGATTCTCATAGAACACTCAAGTGCAGAACATTTGTCACTGGACCAAATAGGTCCCCTTTGAATTGAACAGAACAGTTATAAATGTGATATggtaagaaaaagaaagaaaagaaaaaaatctgtgtgGGGTCATATCAAAGTTTGAATTACAAAGTAGGCAAAATAATGGCTTTCTTTTTCCAAATTGCATGCAGCCCTCATCCCAAATCTTGACAGTTCCCAGTAAACGAGATATGCTGTCAACTTTTCATTCACTCTTCATTTCTAAAATTCTATCCAACAAGTTGGGGCATAATTAGATGTGGCTTTTGAGCCCCAGAAATCGGAGCTTTGTCATATAAATACTGTGTAACCCTAGATTTGAACAGAGTTCTCTTGAAAAGCAGAAGTCTTGAAGACTTAAGAGCATCCTTTTAGACAACGTTTCTCATTTTCTGACTAAGCGCTAGGGATAACAATGAACTTCCAGGTGCCTCTGCTGGTCTTTGCTGTGGTGATTACCACTAGCATCAACTGTCAAGGTAAAATTCAAATTCTATTGTAATATTGTTAGTTTGTgttattgtttgtatttatatgtttCTATATACTCCTTTATTGCAGAACAACCTCAGGTGGGAGAATCAAATAAGTCTCCAGTGGTCAAAGGTCAAGTCATATCCAGGCACCAGGGCAAGACATGTAACTGCATTGGTATGTGATCTTTTGTCTATGCAAACAGTTACAgaaagttgcatttttttttttacctacaggTCATTATGCATAGGGGTTGCATGACTACTGATTTCTGCTAGTAGATTTCTTATTTAAGAAATacttgagttactcgactactcgtggttcatgctactgtaaacGAGAAGACATGAAATAGTTCTTAATTCATAACCTAATGCAACAGTTACATATGTAAAAtgtcaaaactttataattatgatattacatatttaaattgtcATGCAACAGTCAgtatttgtatgtaggcctatttGAATCTGTATTTATATCTGTAACAAACAAAATGATTAGTATCTTCTTTCGGATAAAACCAAGTGGAACGTCGTGATAAGAGCGTTATGACTACATGATATatcttttttcatagttatcactgaacaggtatgccgtgttaaactaaaatatttattaatttctaaaaatacacttatcatgcaagcagagagatgtcatgacaaacgttagTGTTCATTTGAACTCGACTGAAttaattcaatgcgcacattttcattacgaaGAACTCTTTAAGCGAGTCTTTTTGTGAACTTCTCTAAACAAATATGCGGAGTGCCACGCAAACCAGCaaaaataaagatgcaaacatgtaggccaagTATAAAATGTTTCTGTTTCTAAGATGATTATTACCCTATGAGAGAGAGAACTGGTTTtgtttttgagagagtgagacGCGCAgcgcggctgtttgattggtgagcgcgcttGCTTTCCATTCATTCGCATCATATCGTAGCCTAAAACatagaattttaaatatatacaaataatagaatGTGTATggtgtattattataggtgatattactcttgccaagctctgatttcacGGTGAGGCAACACCAAAGCGGTGCTTGAAttgcgctcttttcattcatagtttacattcattcactttacACTATTGCGTGACTTTAGAGGACTTTTTATAATATTGCGCGGATCCCCTGGCTCATCTGTTTTAAAGCAAACACTAGACTATGCCAGCCTCAGCCgaatattcaggcagaattattcctggTCCGTTACTCTTTTTGAATCCGTGCCATTCTGAATAAGTTATTCAGCTATGGgcacacccctaattattacaatacatatttaaattttacatgcaacatcaATAAAGTCATAGAAAGTAGCAGctacacgcaatattgtaatcctaaaattcacgtaTTTGCAAACTCTGTgcatgcattatggttaatgcatgctcgagtagGCGATTGTAGTCGACAGCACCGACTAGTCTAcaagtctatgcaagccctaccATGGcaacaaatgatttaaaaataacattttaatcaatCATAACATACTAGGAGCCAGAAATCACTTATAACTTCttatacattaataaacatttagtAATGATCCTTGCAATTCTGAAGAAAACTCTTTATTTTATGTGTTGCAGTAGTAAAATGTGTCTTGTTGTGTTTCTTAAAAGTGTGATGTAGGTTTTGGTTCAGAAATTCTCTAATAGTATGTGCTGCCCAAATGTAATACTTTGTAGTATTTACTGTATAAAATGAAAGAGTCCTATTAATTTTAATTGATGTGTTTTTTTCCATAGGGAAAAGAAATGCACTGGAGCAGAACTGTCCCTGTGGGTTGCAACGTCAAAATAGTGAGTCATGCAACCTGTATTTACCCagaccatttttttttgttatgttataCAAGCAGGTCACGAAACACTGTGTCAAAAGAAAGCTTCTAAAATAATTGTACAAAAGTTACTAGTTTTTTCAGAAgttataatacatacatacatctctTGTTTTATTTTCAGGAATCCTCAGTAATGATAAGAAAGCATGGTGCCAAAAGAAGggaatttcaacatttaaaaaatgccaaCAGTTGATTGGAGAAAACAGGAAGGAGAAAAAAGGCATCAGTATGCCGATTTAACTAACAGTCACTATACTCACCAGCTACACCGCCATAATTTTAAACATGTACCTATCACACCATATATTAAGTAGTGTATACTGAACTATTTTTGTATCTCTTATGTTCAATAACATTTATTCTAGTCAATGCTCTACATTCAGGTTTTAAAATTGGGGGAAAAGTACACACTGGAAAAAGACATGTATGTGTGCATTCACAAATAAAGCATGTTGACAAAGAGAGAAATTAATTTGAATAGTGTACTTTTATTTGGTATATAAATAaagtgtaaaacatttcaaataatcaCACAGAAggcatttaatatttctataagAAAATATCTTACTATTGTGAGATAAATAAACATTTCGGATGCAAACAAGTAATTTGGATAATTGGTAATTCGGGTATTATTTGCCTGAATTTGGTGTATATTAGTAATAGAGACATAAAACCAGAGCTACAAGTCAGAAAATAATCCAGAGTTTATTCATTTCAGCAGATTTAATTATAGTATAGCATCCATGTCTTAAATTACTGTCCAATTAATGATAGTAATAAATGTACGAAAGATATAGCTTTTAGAAGATAAATATATAGGCTAGTGATAtagtattattaattaaaatgtatgactGTTAAGatgtaatcctttttttttttactttgtacttGCCAAAAGTGTGTTTggttaataaatgctcatatctGTCTTTACatgatgtttaaatatgttttaaaattaagAAGCAGCTCCACTAATCTGGGCTGAATGATCTTGCCAGTGCGATTTCTTTCTTGCTGCTTTTAAGTGATAAATGTACCCACAAGTCTCATTCCGGCCTCAAAGACAGCTGGCATGTTCACAGCAATATCAGTATTAGAGCCATTCATCCAGCACTGGGATCAGCAGAACGAGCAGAGCCGTCAACATCACACTCGCCTGGACACTGACAGCAGCATCAGGATCTGGAGTAAAGACAGAGGAAATTATGATTTGTTATTAGTTTCCTTATAAAATGCGACATGAAGATGCATTTTCTGACAATCagttaacttttattttgcatgatAGCTGCTGTGTGTGAATTTGGGCTAATGCTCACAATTGAGGATGTGGGTCATGTAGAGTGTCACATTGGTCAATGGGTTTTTGGCCACACAGGTGTAATTGCTGCCAAAGATAGAGTTTACGGGAAGCACTATGGAAGAATAATTTCCAACTACTGCATTGTTTTCGAGGATCCATTTATAAACAGCTGGTGGCCGAGACAGTGCTTGACATGTCAGGACAGGAGGAATCCCAGGGCGTACAGAGATCGTCACACTCTCTGGTCCAACTGCCCAATAAACACAGAGCTTTAGTTCATGCAACACATTTTTATCAAAGTAATTTACAGATGTTTTATATTACTCACAGATGACCGCAAGATCGTATGGTTGACTGAAATGCGGTCTCACTGCGTTCGAAGCGACGCACTGGTATCTCCCATCATCAGCAGTCTGCAAGGCTTTGAAAGTCACAGTGGTGTTATCTGCTGAAAACTTGACTCTGTCTGATGGCTGGAAATACTGGTTGTTTCGAAGCCAGTGGAGTCTGTTGTAGGCTCCCTTCACGTTACAGGTGAGTTGCAGGCTTTGGGAAGCCAGAGGAATAGGATTATTGGAGGTGATGTCCACTGTCACAATGGCTTCTATGGAGTGTACAGAATATTAGATTAGTCACTCACCTTGTGTGTGTAATGAAGTGCGTGTGACGCTTGCGGTGATATTAATGTCTGCCCTCTCACTACGTGAGGACTACCCTGACTGATTATTAATTTGCAGACTGTACTGACTGTGAAGCCATAAAATACTATCTAGTCTTTACTGAACTGTTCTCTTtgatgagcaaaaaataaataaaattaaaaagcaacAGTATAATCCAATTCAAGAACCACTGACTCTTAAGAACCAGTGAATCAAATTTTTGTGAATCAAAAACAATGcgaccagtgtagtctgattcccaGAAACAAATGACTCTGATGAGCCAGTACTTTTTACTGATCCAAAAAACATATAGTCCGGCCAGGGTAGCCCGATtctcaaaaaaatattataattatatgtattattaatacatgtattaattatatttttttttagtaaaaaataaaatacaaagtgATCAACACTGGACATACTGTATGTTCATGATTCTCAGACCTAATGTCTCCCTTGAGATGCTTCTTTTTGCAGCGCCACCAGGGTTTTAGGAGTTTTCAAATATATGACTCTGAGAGTTGGTTCTTTGATCCAATCTTTCAAATAGATGCCCTGGATAATTTGCCAAATTTGTAGAGAGAGAATTTCCTCATTacttaagcaaaatgtatatcaCTTTTTCAAATTATCCCTTTCTATATGTAAATGAAAAAGACAATTTGATCCTCAAAGAACAAGAAAAGACATCACTGTAAGGAAGTATAGCTTACCTATTACAGTGAACTCCAGTGATGCATTGCTGCTGCTGCCTGTGATGTTATTGTAGGCCATGCAGGTGTAGCGTCCACTACTCGTCAGTGAGAGAGCTGCATTCACAAACACTGGACCATCTCCTACCTTTGAATTGTTGTAGAACCAGCTATACTGACTAGGACGAGAGGTTGCAGAACAGCTGAAAGTCACATTGGACCCCATCTCTTCCATGCTTGGGCCAACAACTGTCGTGTTCCATGGACCATCTAAAAGATGCCATATACATTGAAAATGATTCCCATTAACACTGATTCAGTGGACATGTTACAAATATATGTGCATTACTCACAGTTGACCTTCAGGTCATAGACAAGGCTAGTCATGAGGCTGACAGCGTTATTTGCTTCACACTGATAATATCCATCATCATTGAGATTTAGACTTTGGAAACTCAAGGTCGAGTTGTCAGTGGAGAAAGTGATTCCATTGCGAGGATGAAGGAACATGCTGTTCTTCATCCACTGAATGTGT
This genomic window contains:
- the zgc:158701 gene encoding uncharacterized protein zgc:158701, which gives rise to MNFQVPLLVFAVVITTSINCQEQPQVGESNKSPVVKGQVISRHQGKTCNCIGKRNALEQNCPCGLQRQNRILSNDKKAWCQKKGISTFKKCQQLIGENRKEKKGISMPI